In Streptomyces qaidamensis, one DNA window encodes the following:
- a CDS encoding alkaline phosphatase D family protein: protein MTGAVSPDRRRFLTAGAAVLGAAASTQLWLPAAAHAAGTPLPDGVFSLGVSSGDPLPDGIVLWTRLAPDPLNGGGMPDRVVPVEWQLAEDHRFRKLVRRGTAQARPEYGHSVHVDVRGLRAGRTYWYRFRTGGQLSPVGRTRTAPHPYSSGGSLRMALASCQNWQHGYFTPYADMLDQDPDVVVFVGDYIYESTPSATALRRHEGTGEPFSLVQYRNRYAQYRTDPDLAAMHANAPFVVTFDDHEVDNDFAGEIPQDPDKQPHDAFVARLTAAYQAFYEHMPVRATAVPDGPHIRMYRRLEFGRLARLNVLDTRQYRSDQATSQEGAQDPSLTMLGARQKGWLLDGLKNSPARWNLIASQIMMAETDLKVGEGKLWFYDAWDGYQAERNRFLQEFRQVRNPVVLSGDRHLTMISDLKADYADPDSDVVGAEFVGTSISSNGDQDQAAFRREWDPRRPDNPHWKLLDAHRGYHLFDVRRDRIDAQVRVVDTVRQPTATPSTLARLRVRAGRPGVEVV, encoded by the coding sequence ATGACCGGAGCAGTATCCCCCGACCGACGCCGCTTTCTGACCGCGGGTGCCGCGGTCCTCGGCGCCGCCGCCTCCACCCAGCTGTGGCTTCCGGCCGCCGCCCACGCGGCCGGGACGCCGCTGCCGGATGGCGTGTTCAGCCTCGGCGTCTCCTCGGGCGACCCGCTCCCGGACGGCATCGTGCTGTGGACCAGGCTCGCCCCGGACCCGCTGAACGGCGGCGGAATGCCCGACCGGGTCGTGCCGGTCGAGTGGCAGCTCGCGGAGGATCACCGGTTCAGAAAGCTCGTCCGGCGGGGCACCGCCCAGGCCCGGCCCGAGTACGGGCACAGCGTTCACGTGGACGTACGCGGGCTGCGCGCGGGCCGTACCTACTGGTACCGCTTCCGCACCGGCGGGCAGCTCTCACCCGTGGGCCGCACCCGCACCGCCCCCCACCCCTACAGCTCCGGTGGCTCCCTGCGCATGGCCCTCGCCTCCTGCCAGAACTGGCAGCACGGCTACTTCACGCCCTACGCAGACATGCTCGACCAGGACCCCGACGTCGTGGTGTTCGTCGGCGACTACATCTACGAGTCCACGCCCTCGGCGACGGCCCTGCGGCGGCACGAGGGCACCGGCGAGCCGTTCAGCCTCGTCCAGTACCGCAACCGGTACGCCCAGTACCGGACGGACCCCGACCTCGCGGCGATGCACGCGAACGCGCCCTTCGTGGTGACCTTCGACGACCACGAGGTGGACAACGACTTCGCCGGCGAGATCCCCCAGGACCCCGACAAGCAGCCGCACGACGCGTTCGTGGCCCGGCTCACCGCCGCCTACCAGGCGTTCTACGAGCACATGCCGGTCCGCGCCACCGCCGTCCCGGACGGCCCGCACATCCGGATGTACCGCCGCCTGGAGTTCGGCCGCCTGGCTCGGCTCAACGTCCTGGACACCCGTCAGTACCGCAGTGACCAGGCCACCAGCCAGGAAGGCGCCCAGGATCCGTCGCTGACCATGCTGGGCGCGCGGCAGAAGGGGTGGCTGCTGGACGGGCTCAAGAACTCGCCCGCCCGCTGGAACCTCATCGCCTCCCAGATCATGATGGCCGAGACGGACCTCAAGGTCGGCGAGGGCAAACTCTGGTTCTACGACGCCTGGGACGGCTACCAGGCCGAACGCAACCGGTTCCTCCAGGAGTTCCGGCAGGTCCGCAACCCGGTCGTGCTCTCCGGCGACCGGCACCTGACGATGATCAGCGACCTCAAGGCGGACTACGCCGACCCGGACTCGGACGTCGTCGGAGCCGAGTTCGTCGGCACGTCCATCTCCAGCAACGGGGACCAGGACCAGGCGGCCTTCCGCCGGGAGTGGGACCCGCGGCGCCCGGACAACCCGCACTGGAAGCTGCTCGACGCGCACCGCGGCTACCACCTCTTCGACGTCCGCCGCGACCGCATCGACGCCCAGGTCCGGGTGGTCGACACGGTCCGGCAGCCCACGGCGACCCCGAGCACGCTGGCCCGGCTGAGGGTCCGGGCGGGCCGCCCGGGCGTCGAGGTCGTCTGA